In Corynebacterium nuruki S6-4, the following proteins share a genomic window:
- a CDS encoding PucR family transcriptional regulator has protein sequence MEQENAAAVPLDALVTVLDTAVVQVHRPDSGLAGQFAEVTVGSVALVDTADLGTVTADLVFLTADATTAFARLAVTPGAALPTVVAARENTVPPELPAPATAAGCTVLVLDARARWDVLLPRVQHLFVDEPGQAVAGHHATASSLEELAVLLADDIGGLVTIEDAGNRVLAYSPSLNAADDIRARAILGRGAPPPVMALFSAWDVVDTVTRTTDVIRVPADPALGMHSRLITGIHRADGSLLGSIWVQEGPHGFTADAAAVLRGGAVAAVSVLHRMTDGADQEDELLRRLFGEYSEEDAAVAAGMLRIVTEDSAVVIGLAAAAGVAPNEDLLLSTVKRLRIHVGALWTDARVALLGRRIYLLLPRVPSGTDITVWTEQLLERFDDQEAVRQLCLRAAIAPVITDTGTVGVPRARAEVDRVLTSSGSGDGSRVTTFERSRTAVLLSEIVARLSPYEEVADPRLNAVADYDTAHGSFLMDTLRAYLRSGCNARDAARFLNLHPNTLRYRIARVEALSGLDLHDPDDRLLTEMVLLVRG, from the coding sequence ATGGAACAGGAAAATGCGGCCGCGGTGCCGCTCGACGCGCTGGTGACCGTGCTCGATACCGCGGTGGTGCAGGTGCACCGCCCGGACAGCGGACTGGCCGGCCAGTTCGCCGAGGTCACCGTCGGTTCTGTCGCCCTGGTGGACACCGCCGATCTGGGCACCGTGACCGCCGACCTGGTGTTCCTCACCGCGGATGCGACCACCGCATTCGCCCGCCTGGCAGTCACGCCCGGCGCAGCTCTCCCCACGGTCGTCGCCGCCCGGGAGAACACGGTTCCACCCGAACTGCCGGCACCGGCGACGGCTGCCGGCTGCACGGTTCTCGTGCTGGACGCACGTGCCCGCTGGGATGTCCTCCTCCCCCGCGTCCAGCACCTGTTCGTCGATGAGCCGGGACAGGCCGTCGCCGGGCACCACGCAACCGCCTCATCGTTGGAGGAACTCGCCGTCCTCCTCGCCGATGACATCGGCGGCCTGGTCACCATCGAGGACGCCGGCAACCGGGTCCTCGCCTACTCCCCCTCCCTCAATGCCGCCGATGACATCCGGGCCCGCGCAATCCTGGGTCGTGGTGCGCCGCCGCCGGTGATGGCACTCTTCTCCGCCTGGGATGTGGTGGATACCGTCACCCGCACCACCGACGTCATCCGCGTGCCCGCCGATCCTGCCCTCGGGATGCACAGTCGGCTGATCACCGGCATCCACCGTGCCGACGGCTCGCTGCTGGGGTCGATCTGGGTCCAGGAGGGACCACACGGGTTCACCGCGGATGCCGCGGCGGTTCTGCGCGGTGGCGCGGTCGCCGCAGTCTCCGTGCTGCACCGCATGACGGACGGCGCAGATCAGGAGGATGAACTGCTCCGTCGGCTCTTCGGCGAGTACAGCGAGGAGGACGCCGCAGTCGCCGCCGGGATGCTCCGCATTGTCACCGAGGACTCTGCCGTGGTGATCGGACTAGCCGCCGCAGCTGGTGTGGCACCTAATGAGGACCTGCTGTTATCGACGGTGAAGCGGCTGCGAATCCATGTCGGTGCACTGTGGACCGATGCCCGAGTGGCGTTGCTGGGTCGGCGGATCTACCTGCTGCTCCCCCGCGTTCCGTCTGGCACGGACATCACAGTGTGGACGGAGCAGCTGCTGGAGCGCTTCGACGATCAGGAGGCGGTGCGGCAACTCTGCCTGCGGGCCGCGATCGCACCGGTCATTACAGACACCGGCACCGTGGGTGTGCCCCGAGCCCGAGCAGAGGTAGACCGCGTGCTGACGTCCTCCGGATCCGGCGACGGTTCGCGTGTCACGACCTTCGAACGCTCCAGGACCGCCGTCCTGCTCAGCGAAATCGTGGCACGGCTGTCGCCGTATGAGGAGGTTGCCGATCCCCGGCTCAATGCCGTCGCCGACTACGACACAGCGCACGGCAGCTTCCTGATGGACACGCTGCGGGCCTATCTCCGGTCAGGCTGCAATGCCCGGGACGCCGCCCGTTTCCTGAATCTCCACCCCAACACGCTGCGCTACCGGATCGCACGAGTGGAGGCGCTGTCCGGACTGGACCTGCACGATCCGGACGACCGATTGCTGACGGAGATGGTCCTGTTGGTCCGGGGGTGA